A stretch of Saccharomyces cerevisiae S288C chromosome IV, complete sequence DNA encodes these proteins:
- the ENA1 gene encoding Na(+)/Li(+)-exporting P-type ATPase ENA1 (P-type ATPase sodium pump; involved in Na+ and Li+ efflux to allow salt tolerance; mutated in the Sigma1278b background resulting in NaCl sensitivity, resulting from a lack of an active Na+ ATPase exporter), whose translation MGEGTTKENNNAEFNAYHTLTAEEAAEFIGTSLTEGLTQDEFVHRLKTVGENTLGDDTKIDYKAMVLHQVCNAMIMVLLISMIISFAMHDWITGGVISFVIAVNVLIGLVQEYKATKTMNSLKNLSSPNAHVIRNGKSETINSKDVVPGDICLVKVGDTIPADLRLIETKNFDTDESLLTGESLPVSKDANLVFGKEEETSVGDRLNLAFSSSAVVKGRAKGIVIKTALNSEIGKIAKSLQGDSGLISRDPSKSWLQNTWISTKKVTGAFLGTNVGTPLHRKLSKLAVLLFWIAVLFAIIVMASQKFDVDKRVAIYAICVALSMIPSSLVVVLTITMSVGAAVMVSRNVIVRKLDSLEALGAVNDICSDKTGTLTQGKMLARQIWIPRFGTITISNSDDPFNPNEGNVSLIPRFSPYEYSHNEDGDVGILQNFKDRLYEKDLPEDIDMDLFQKWLETATLANIATVFKDDATDCWKAHGDPTEIAIQVFATKMDLPHNALTGEKSTNQSNENDQSSLSQHNEKPGSAQFEHIAEFPFDSTVKRMSSVYYNNHNETYNIYGKGAFESIISCCSSWYGKDGVKITPLTDCDVETIRKNVYSLSNEGLRVLGFASKSFTKDQVNDDQLKNITSNRATAESDLVFLGLIGIYDPPRNETAGAVKKFHQAGINVHMLTGDFVGTAKAIAQEVGILPTNLYHYSQEIVDSMVMTGSQFDGLSEEEVDDLPVLPLVIARCSPQTKVRMIEALHRRKKFCTMTGDGVNDSPSLKMANVGIAMGINGSDVSKEASDIVLSDDNFASILNAVEEGRRMTDNIQKFVLQLLAENVAQALYLIIGLVFRDENGKSVFPLSPVEVLWIIVVTSCFPAMGLGLEKAAPDLMDRPPHDSEVGIFTWEVIIDTFAYGIIMTGSCMASFTGSLYGINSGRLGHDCDGTYNSSCRDVYRSRSAAFATMTWCALILAWEVVDMRRSFFRMHPDTDSPVKEFFRSIWGNQFLFWSIIFGFVSAFPVVYIPVINDKVFLHKPIGAEWGLAIAFTIAFWIGAELYKCGKRRYFKTQRAHNPENDLESNNKRDPFEAYSTSTTIHTEVNIGIKQ comes from the coding sequence aTGGGCGAAGGAACTACTaaggaaaacaataatgcAGAATTCAATGCTTATCACACGCTGACTGCAGAAGAAGCCGCTGAATTCATAGGCACAAGTCTAACTGAAGGTTTGACCCAAGATGAGTTCGTCCACAGATTGAAAACAGTGGGTGAGAACACATTGGGTGATGACACTAAAATTGATTACAAGGCAATGGTCCTCCATCAGGTATGTAATGCCATGATCATGGTCCTTCTAATATCCATGATAATCTCGTTTGCCATGCATGATTGGATTACTGGTGGCgttatttcttttgttatCGCGGTCAATGTGCTCATTGGCCTAGTTCAAGAATATAAGGCTACCAAGACAATGaactctttgaaaaacttgagCTCTCCCAATGCTCATGTTATTAGGAACGGGAAAAGTGAGACTATAAACTCAAAAGATGTGGTTCCAGGTGATATTTGTCTGGTGAAGGTCGGTGATACTATTCCTGCTGATTTGCGTTTAATTGAAACTAAGAATTTTGATACTGATGAATCACTACTGACCGGTGAATCTTTGCCTGTCTCCAAAGACGCCAACTTAGTgtttggaaaagaagaagaaacctCCGTGGGTGATCGTTTGAATTtagcattttcttcatccgCCGTTGTCAAGGGAAGAGCCAAGGGTATTGTCATCAAGACAGCTTTGAATAGTGAAATTGGTAAAATTGCAAAATCTCTACAAGGTGATTCAGGTCTCATTTCCCGCGATCCTAGTAAGTCGTGGTTACAGAATACATGGATATCTACAAAGAAAGTTACTGGTGCATTTTTAGGTACAAATGTCGGTACGCCCCTGCACAGGAAACTGTCTAAGTTGGCGGTATTGCTTTTCTGGATTGCCGTACTTTTTGCTATCATCGTCATGGCCTCTCAAAAGTTTGACGTAGATAAAAGGGTAGCTATCTATGCCATTTGTGTGGCCCTATCCATGATTCCCTCTTCATTAGTCGTTGTCTTGACCATCACCATGTCTGTTGGGGCTGCTGTTATGGTTTCTAGAAACGTTATTGTAAGAAAATTAGATTCTCTGGAAGCTTTAGGTGCCGTTAACGATATCTGTTCTGACAAGACCGGTACTCTTACACAGGGTAAAATGTTAGCGAGGCAAATTTGGATCCCTCGCTTTGGTACCATAACTATCTCGAATTCTGATGACCCCTTTAATCCCAATGAGGGCAACGTGAGTTTGATTCCAAGGTTTTCACCTTACGAATATTCTCATAATGAGGATGGTGACGTTGGTATTCTCCAGAATTTCAAGGATCGCCTATACGAAAAAGATTTACCAGAAGATATTGACATGGatctatttcaaaaatggcTCGAAACCGCCACTTTGGCTAACATTGCTActgttttcaaagatgaCGCAACTGACTGTTGGAAAGCTCATGGTGACCCAACAGAAATTGCGATTCAAGTGTTTGCTACTAAGATGGACTTGCCTCACAATGCCCTTACCGGTGAGAAATCGACTAATCAAAGTAATGAGAATGACCAATCCTCTCTTTCACAACACAATGAGAAGCCTGGCAGTGCACAATTCGAACATATTGCTGAATTCCCATTCGACTCAACTGTGAAGCGAATGTCATCTGTCTACTACAACAATCACAACGAAACATATAATATTTATGGCAAGGGTGCTTTCGAAAGCATCATCAGTTGTTGCAGTTCTTGGTATGGTAAGGATGGTGTAAAAATCACACCATTGACCGATTGTGATGTCGAAACGATAAGGAAAAATGTTTACAGTCTATCAAATGAGGGTTTAAGAGTCTTGGGTTTTGCCTCCAAATCTTTCACTAAAGATCAAGTGAATGACgatcaattgaaaaacattACTTCAAACAGGGCCACCGCAGAAAGTGATTTAGTTTTCCTAGGGTTGATTGGTATTTACGATCCACCCAGAAATGAGACTGCCGGTGCAGTCAAGAAGTTTCACCAAGCTGGTATTAACGTTCATATGTTAACTGGGGACTTTGTGGGTACAGCAAAGGCTATCGCTCAGGAGGTTGGCATCTTACCCACCAATTTGTACCATTACTCCCAAGAGATTGTTGACAGTATGGTCATGACCGGATCTCAGTTTGACGGACTAAGTGAGGAGGAAGTGGACGATTTGCCCGTCTTACCTTTAGTTATTGCACGTTGCTCTCCGCAGACTAAGGTGAGAATGATCGAAGCTTTACACCGTAGGAAGAAGTTCTGCACAATGACAGGTGACGGTGTTAACGATTCTCCATCTCTAAAAATGGCCAATGTTGGTATTGCAATGGGTATTAATGGTTCAGATGTTTCCAAAGAAGCGTCTGATATTGTTCTAAGCGATGACAATTTTGCTTCTATTTTGAATGCTGTCGAAGAAGGTCGTAGGATGACGGATAACATTCAGAAGTTTGTCCTACAATTATTGGCAGAAAATGTTGCTCAGGCTTTGTATTTGATCATTGGTTTAGTATTCAGAGATGAGAACGGAAAATCAGTATTTCCCTTATCACCAGTGGAAGTATTGTGGATTATTGTCGTCACCTCTTGTTTTCCTGCTATGGGGCTAGGTCTAGAAAAGGCTGCTCCAGATTTGATGGATAGACCTCCTCATGATTCAGAGGTTGGTATTTTCACGTGGGAGGTTATTATAGATACATTTGCATATGGGATTATAATGACAGGGTCCTGTATGGCTTCATTTACTGGATCACTGTATGGAATAAATAGTGGTAGATTGGGGCACGATTGTGATGGCACCTATAACAGCAGTTGTCGTGATGTTTATAGATCACGTTCTGCGGCTTTCGCAACCATGACGTGGTGCGCTTTGATTCTGGCTTGGGAAGTGGTTGACATGAGAAGATCCTTTTTCAGAATGCATCCAGACACTGACAGCCCAGTCAAggaatttttcagaagCATTTGGGGAAACCAGTTTTTGTTCTGGTCAATCATTTTTGGATTTGTGTCAGCCTTCCCCGTCGTCTATATTCCGGTTATTAATGATAAAGTGTTTTTGCATAAACCAATTGGTGCTGAATGGGGTCTCGCCATTGCATTCACAATTGCATTCTGGATAGGTGCTGAACTTTACAAGTGTGGAAAGAGGCGCTATTTCAAAACTCAGAGAGCGCACAACCCGGAGAATGATTTGGAGAGTAACAATAAGCGCGATCCATTCGAAGCGTATAGTACTTCTACTACAATCCATACAGAAGTTAATATTGGTATTAAACAATGA
- the RSM10 gene encoding mitochondrial 37S ribosomal protein uS10m RSM10 (Mitochondrial ribosomal protein of the small subunit; has similarity to E. coli S10 ribosomal protein; essential for viability, unlike most other mitoribosomal proteins): protein MLRNTIALRSFIRTQSTRPYPVNVEAVYYAPLKLPIKYGDLVADIQLRSYDNENLDFYSDFILRTGYYLGIPLTGPKPLPTRRERWTVIKSPFVHAKSKENFERHTHKRLIRAWDTNPEVLQMLIAYITKHSMAGVGMKCNFFQRSEISLDLGSDANGLEKSLSNIDELYSLRNDDKAQTSAVGQKVLELLDSPDFKKHLEKK, encoded by the coding sequence ATGCTTAGAAATACCATTGCATTAAGATCATTTATCAGAACACAGTCGACGCGCCCATATCCTGTAAATGTAGAGGCAGTCTACTATGCTCCTTTAAAGTTACCTATCAAATATGGTGATTTAGTTGCAGACATTCAGTTAAGATCGTATGACAATGAAAACCTCGATTTTTATTCAGACTTCATACTTAGAACAGGTTACTATTTGGGTATCCCATTGACAGGTCCTAAACCTTTGCCCACGAGAAGAGAAAGGTGGACTGTAATAAAATCACCTTTCGTGCACGCTAAATCCAAAgagaattttgaaagacATACACATAAGAGGCTCATTAGGGCCTGGGATACGAACCCCGAAGTGCTACAGATGTTGATAGCTTACATTACGAAGCACTCTATGGCAGGCGTCGGAATGAAATGTAACTTCTTTCAAAGGTCCGAAATATCGCTGGACTTGGGTTCGGACGCCAATGGCCTCGAAAAATCACTAAGCAATATCGATGAATTGTATTCTCTGAGAAACGATGATAAAGCTCAAACTAGTGCTGTCGGACAAAAAGTATTGGAACTATTGGATAGCCCCGATTTTAAAAAAcatttggaaaagaagTAA
- a CDS encoding uncharacterized protein (hypothetical protein; expression is increased in ssu72-ts69 mutant), with the protein MEQILYNQSLKISTLSTFQGLKFLKVLIFSIFQQLFYNPVIQLFGTKASIMESDSTTLLESSWSTERNFLNMNSDSISATKNVFILFFTIFRLAEYIVYKLSDQKYRLHTSLNVQHFRWNSKKNTNRKRTLSFSKAYLPRTNILPIFVADGLKNRFSGPLPGKSLESFQKLNLLSDNNIKRYAVPGNKAVNTLLWQEQYS; encoded by the coding sequence ATGGAgcaaatattatataatcaAAGCCTTAAAATTTCTACCCTTTCTACTTTTCAAGGTTTAAAGTTTCTAAAGGTCctcattttttctattttccAACAACTATTTTATAACCCAGTTATACAATTATTCGGAACGAAAGCCTCAATAATGGAATCTGATTCCACTACTCTGCTCGAAAGTAGTTGGAGTACTGAGCGAAACTTTCTCAATATGAATTCAGATTCCATATCTGCTACCAAGAAtgtttttatattattttttaccattttcagATTAGCGGAGTATATTGTATACAAACTCTCTGACCAGAAGTATCGGTTACACACATCCCTGAATGTCCAACATTTCAGGTGGAATTCGAAGAAGAATACAAACAGAAAAAGGACACTTTCCTTTAGCAAAGCTTACTTACCAAGAACAAATATACTACCGATTTTTGTAGCCGATGGACTAAAAAATAGATTCTCAGGCCCGCTACCTGGTAAGTCCTTGGAAAGCTTCCAGAAACTAAATTTATTGAGCGATAACAATATTAAGCGGTATGCAGTACCAGGAAACAAAGCAGTGAACACACTTTTATGGCAAGAGCAATACTCATAA